One Nitrospirota bacterium DNA window includes the following coding sequences:
- a CDS encoding CFI-box-CTERM domain-containing protein, protein MKVVLKKWSGILFLFSAIFLFAGAVADAEKAGLNLAFQHLYDVMDRYHSAFYVYTDLSAAGNHFVTLGRISSTGDADKVEIAPGFRGDCLSGATCIRNRFYSGGNNWGGWYFMNGVLEGEETVPLQNWGDYPDAGFDLSGATKLTFHARGEQGGERVEFFALGVGRDSLTGLPITTYPDSSPKVSSGYITLSDGWQEYSIDLGGADLSYVIGGFAWVTNSDKNDGRDITFYLDDISYNRSRLDEPRFLVSYETIPSSSDFDTLTKNVAFGYDNALALIAFLSRGEPEDLKRAGLLADAFVYAVNNDRYFTDGRLRNGYQGGDLALFPGWNPRGKTATVRMPGWWNAEDYTWYEDEFMVSTHTGNVVWPMIALLDYYRKTGGSQYLEAVLTLGEWTENEARDDRCAGGYTGGFAGWEKSASNPGGQEKLLYKATEHNIDIYVAFMLLYEETGDGRWKERALRARGFVESMWNDEGEHFWTGTLDDGCTINKNPNKLGSPNIPVDIQAWAVMAMDGYYPALNWAEGNAYIEHHGFKGFDFNNDRDGVWFEGTAQMAVAYQITGETGKSGIYVSELRKAMTSATNNNGKGIVSACHDGVTTGFEWKYLSRVHVGATAWYIFAEEGYNPYWGRRTGVTPIESDGRDGKRKGGCLITAAASGSPLYSELKVLRDFRDDYLLTNPPGRVLTRFYYRVSPAIAGQIGNHKTLRTVIRLGLALVLYVINNALYLLVGSGIFIIFVFRRKRVKSRMTRGFEAISSDR, encoded by the coding sequence GTGAAGGTTGTCTTGAAGAAATGGAGCGGTATATTGTTCCTGTTCTCCGCAATCTTCTTGTTCGCCGGAGCAGTGGCTGATGCTGAAAAGGCGGGGCTGAACCTTGCCTTTCAGCATCTTTACGATGTGATGGATAGATACCACAGTGCCTTTTACGTATACACAGACCTTTCCGCTGCAGGCAACCACTTTGTCACCCTCGGCAGGATTTCAAGTACAGGGGATGCTGACAAGGTTGAAATCGCCCCCGGGTTTAGAGGCGATTGTCTCTCAGGGGCCACCTGTATCAGGAACAGGTTTTATTCAGGTGGGAATAACTGGGGCGGGTGGTACTTTATGAATGGCGTTCTTGAGGGAGAAGAGACCGTGCCGCTGCAGAACTGGGGTGACTACCCTGACGCAGGGTTTGATTTATCAGGGGCCACGAAACTCACCTTTCATGCAAGAGGTGAGCAGGGCGGGGAAAGAGTGGAGTTCTTTGCCCTTGGAGTCGGCAGGGATTCGCTAACAGGGCTTCCCATCACTACATATCCTGATTCCTCCCCAAAAGTCTCTTCCGGATATATAACCCTTTCAGACGGATGGCAGGAGTATTCGATAGACCTTGGAGGTGCAGACCTGAGTTACGTTATCGGGGGTTTTGCGTGGGTGACAAATTCGGATAAGAATGACGGCCGGGATATAACCTTCTACCTCGATGATATCAGTTACAACAGGAGCAGGCTTGATGAGCCACGTTTCCTTGTCAGCTATGAAACGATTCCTTCATCGTCGGATTTCGATACCTTAACGAAGAACGTAGCCTTTGGCTATGACAATGCCCTTGCCCTGATTGCCTTTCTCTCAAGGGGGGAACCGGAAGATCTCAAAAGGGCCGGTCTTCTGGCGGATGCCTTTGTCTATGCTGTCAATAACGATCGCTATTTTACCGACGGCCGCCTCAGAAACGGATATCAGGGAGGTGATCTGGCCCTCTTCCCGGGCTGGAATCCTAGGGGCAAAACCGCAACGGTCCGGATGCCGGGATGGTGGAATGCGGAAGATTACACTTGGTATGAGGACGAATTTATGGTGAGCACTCATACGGGGAATGTAGTCTGGCCGATGATCGCCCTGCTTGATTATTACAGGAAGACGGGGGGTAGTCAATACCTTGAGGCGGTATTGACCCTGGGTGAGTGGACAGAGAATGAGGCAAGGGATGACAGGTGTGCCGGTGGATATACAGGCGGCTTTGCCGGCTGGGAGAAGTCAGCCTCCAACCCCGGGGGACAGGAGAAACTCCTCTACAAGGCTACGGAACATAACATCGATATATATGTCGCTTTTATGCTCCTCTATGAGGAGACCGGAGACGGCAGGTGGAAGGAGAGGGCACTTCGTGCCAGGGGGTTTGTTGAATCCATGTGGAATGATGAAGGTGAACACTTCTGGACAGGGACCCTGGATGATGGCTGCACCATAAATAAAAATCCGAACAAACTCGGCAGTCCCAACATCCCCGTTGATATACAGGCATGGGCTGTAATGGCAATGGACGGTTACTATCCTGCCCTCAACTGGGCAGAAGGCAATGCCTATATTGAACATCACGGTTTTAAAGGGTTTGACTTCAATAATGACAGGGACGGTGTCTGGTTTGAAGGAACGGCCCAGATGGCGGTTGCCTATCAGATAACCGGTGAGACCGGCAAATCAGGCATTTATGTTTCTGAACTCCGCAAGGCCATGACATCCGCCACCAATAACAACGGCAAAGGTATTGTTTCAGCCTGTCATGACGGGGTCACCACAGGGTTTGAGTGGAAATATCTCAGCAGGGTGCATGTCGGGGCTACTGCCTGGTACATCTTTGCTGAAGAGGGATACAATCCCTACTGGGGCCGCCGGACAGGAGTGACGCCCATTGAAAGTGACGGCAGAGACGGCAAAAGGAAGGGCGGCTGCTTAATAACCGCTGCCGCCTCCGGCAGTCCCCTCTATTCCGAGCTCAAGGTGCTCAGAGACTTCAGGGACGATTATCTCCTCACAAATCCTCCCGGAAGGGTATTGACCAGGTTTTATTACAGGGTGTCTCCCGCCATTGCCGGACAGATTGGTAATCACAAAACTCTCAGGACGGTCATCAGGCTGGGCCTTGCCCTCGTGCTTTACGTTATAAACAATGCCCTGTACCTTTTAGTGGGTAGTGGTATTTTTATTATATTTGTTTTTAGGCGTAAAAGAGTGAAGAGCAGAATGACAAGAGGTTTTGAAGCTATCTCCTCCGACAGGTAG
- a CDS encoding sigma 54-interacting transcriptional regulator, with protein MMRPRLLIVDDEIGVVESLRKSLKGAVGEGILEVHHCLTFRDAEKFIKDSLPDLTVIDLNLPQTEGGMVIDGLGRELIDVIRGVSTRTKIIMITGETNRCVQDKYLNEDFLKGVNDFVLKESRTPWIGTLTEKILYLANLFVKAEKFLVREISDRIVLFNIDEGMTRYFRNKFNYDFVMPLSLEEAIVACERSPVCAGVVGVDNRAGYTFIRRFLKHRKDIPLVAVTTMADVDGFEALKEAMKEGAVSGARLLDNDDYIEEALNRAVDLRKGKLGKFSELIGNHPALVRAIGVAEIAAEGDSPVMVIGESGTGKELIARGIHGHSGRKGEFVAINCAAIPENLLESELFGHERGAFTSAVVSKKGLFEVADNGTLFLDEIAELPLQLQTKLLRVLETRSIRRIGGSEEIGVDVKVITATNRDLSALVREGCFRNDLYQRLNVFSVQLPSLRDRKSDIPRLIYYFISDFSAKYGKGVIGIKEEALGVAQEQSWSEGNVRGLRNFIEKVIASIPVNKEVIGVDDLLEEIPSISSCEEEKDSYVMGFHKGFTIKDVEHWAKAVACIEHLKEVLLEFDSIKVGERERQEVKKRLDIKNDGTFYINIDNGITIAFRIIREKKGHASESEVLKLLSVDTHKALRLFILDRINRRFNGDVDLGAYASRDSGGLSEA; from the coding sequence ATGATGAGACCCAGGTTGTTGATTGTGGATGACGAGATTGGCGTTGTGGAGAGTCTCAGGAAAAGTTTGAAGGGTGCGGTTGGTGAGGGGATACTGGAGGTTCACCACTGTCTCACGTTCAGGGATGCAGAAAAGTTTATTAAAGACAGTCTGCCGGACCTGACGGTTATAGACCTGAACCTGCCCCAGACAGAGGGAGGCATGGTTATTGACGGGCTCGGAAGGGAGTTGATAGACGTCATAAGAGGGGTCTCGACGAGGACAAAGATCATCATGATTACCGGAGAGACGAACCGGTGCGTTCAGGACAAGTATCTGAACGAGGATTTCCTTAAGGGTGTGAACGACTTTGTCCTTAAAGAGAGCAGGACTCCGTGGATAGGAACACTGACAGAGAAGATCCTTTACCTTGCAAATCTCTTTGTCAAGGCTGAGAAATTCCTTGTAAGGGAGATTTCAGATCGTATCGTTCTCTTTAATATTGACGAGGGGATGACAAGGTATTTCAGGAACAAGTTTAATTATGACTTTGTGATGCCCCTTAGCCTTGAGGAAGCGATCGTGGCTTGTGAGAGGAGTCCTGTCTGTGCCGGAGTTGTGGGTGTTGACAACAGGGCGGGATATACCTTTATAAGGAGATTCCTCAAACACAGAAAAGACATACCGCTTGTAGCGGTTACGACAATGGCGGATGTAGACGGTTTTGAGGCGCTGAAGGAAGCCATGAAAGAGGGGGCGGTGTCAGGGGCAAGGCTGCTTGACAATGACGATTATATTGAGGAGGCGCTCAATCGTGCCGTGGACCTGAGAAAGGGGAAGCTCGGGAAGTTTTCAGAGCTTATCGGGAACCATCCTGCCCTGGTGAGGGCCATTGGGGTGGCGGAGATCGCAGCAGAGGGTGATTCCCCGGTGATGGTCATCGGTGAAAGTGGTACGGGAAAGGAGCTGATCGCCAGGGGGATTCACGGTCATTCGGGCAGAAAGGGAGAGTTTGTGGCTATCAACTGTGCCGCCATTCCGGAAAACCTGCTTGAGAGTGAACTCTTTGGACATGAAAGAGGTGCCTTCACTTCTGCGGTTGTTTCGAAGAAGGGGCTATTTGAAGTGGCTGACAACGGGACCCTCTTTCTTGACGAGATAGCCGAACTGCCGCTACAGTTGCAGACCAAGCTTCTCAGGGTGCTTGAGACGAGGAGTATAAGGAGAATCGGCGGCAGTGAAGAGATTGGCGTGGATGTGAAGGTTATTACAGCTACTAACAGAGACCTGTCAGCCCTTGTCAGAGAAGGCTGTTTCAGGAATGACCTCTACCAGAGACTGAATGTCTTCTCCGTCCAGTTGCCGTCTCTAAGGGACAGAAAGTCGGACATTCCAAGACTTATCTATTACTTTATCTCTGACTTCTCTGCCAAGTACGGAAAAGGGGTTATAGGTATCAAAGAGGAGGCCCTGGGGGTTGCTCAGGAGCAGTCCTGGTCCGAAGGCAACGTCAGGGGGCTCAGAAATTTTATAGAGAAGGTCATAGCCTCCATTCCCGTGAACAAGGAGGTTATAGGAGTGGATGATCTTCTGGAGGAGATACCTTCCATAAGTTCCTGTGAAGAGGAGAAGGATTCTTACGTGATGGGTTTCCACAAGGGTTTTACCATCAAAGACGTTGAACACTGGGCCAAGGCTGTTGCCTGTATAGAGCACCTTAAGGAAGTACTCCTGGAGTTCGACTCCATCAAGGTGGGAGAGCGTGAAAGGCAAGAGGTCAAGAAGAGGCTTGACATAAAAAATGACGGTACCTTTTACATTAATATCGATAACGGGATAACGATTGCCTTCAGGATTATCAGGGAGAAAAAGGGGCATGCTTCAGAGAGTGAAGTGTTGAAATTGCTCTCAGTCGATACCCACAAGGCCTTAAGGTTGTTCATTCTCGACAGGATCAACCGCAGATTCAACGGGGATGTTGACCTTGGAGCATATGCGTCGAGGGATTCGGGAGGGTTAAGCGAGGCCTGA
- a CDS encoding extracellular solute-binding protein, giving the protein MEMRADFHSGRYFSVLQERGMRFMRILTVLSVFLLLLTPSLALSAEITLWLMAGECLPERAYSAEDFTDFAARYPYAGIDIGQDEKRSMLVLMENRGILRSIEKFRQGFLREKGLDFRGGDLIIRVMFIGWHKNPLHRILDDAVKEGADVVQIGSTWTAALAQKGVLKEISDVVKPVEREYINSALQSSRISGEGGYYAIPWVLDIRTWFYNRDLFEEAGIKAESLRTLDDLERACEKFKANVKEKGVWFVGIPTSGDDYSTLHSAMTWIWGWGGNIVNGNGVPGIGDEQAIEGMSRYAGLAVKGCAPLKGEDGKALRLVDIETDFLKGKYAMIFIGPWILDAVAGAERPDRFVNAGSMSGPAVSSGNIFTGGSQLALINSPRSPMEEEASKELMKFLSFRGNPGAGLSPRIGNFEALLKDPKLCTYPLTLIRQEFRSYPSIPEWGEVEGIMVRRIANVFQRVGEGEGRRDVITSEFGAARQEIVRSLGREKLPQWGVIAIVVFIGGTLFFLAWLFLKRRSSRMEVVDAVRKFHRIKDVLHRAKVCKGGIKDDEEVARFRGLLSGHLETALEESRRLKTAGPDEMTRILDSGKAVITGYQERVGSESPTREEYEAVLIDYFENKIRPFIDEMSKELKDKYYVDCERLEAIIMELRKSHDFEYDFPAGMKKSDTMVVSPEDLRSCLGNLLQNAQDVVSEIDDPQIRVSLSVSEEFICIAVTDNGRGFRSGFRGRGHGLGDVERSLGRWGGELGTTEGDDVKGTVMTLKIRKF; this is encoded by the coding sequence ATGGAAATGAGAGCGGATTTCCATTCAGGGAGATACTTCAGTGTGCTTCAGGAAAGAGGTATGAGGTTCATGCGGATACTTACAGTTTTATCTGTTTTTTTGTTGCTGTTGACTCCTTCCCTTGCCCTGAGTGCTGAAATAACCCTCTGGCTTATGGCTGGTGAATGCCTGCCCGAGAGGGCCTATTCAGCGGAAGATTTCACAGATTTTGCCGCAAGATATCCGTATGCAGGCATAGATATAGGACAGGATGAGAAGAGGTCTATGCTTGTTTTGATGGAGAACAGGGGGATTCTGCGGAGTATCGAGAAGTTCAGGCAGGGATTCCTGAGGGAGAAGGGGCTTGATTTCAGGGGCGGAGACCTGATAATAAGGGTCATGTTTATCGGCTGGCACAAAAACCCCCTCCACAGGATACTGGATGATGCCGTGAAGGAGGGGGCTGATGTTGTCCAGATAGGTTCTACCTGGACTGCAGCTCTTGCGCAGAAGGGGGTGCTGAAAGAGATTAGCGACGTTGTAAAGCCGGTTGAGAGAGAATACATAAACTCTGCACTTCAGAGTTCCAGGATATCGGGCGAAGGGGGCTACTATGCAATCCCCTGGGTCCTTGACATCAGGACCTGGTTTTACAACAGGGATCTTTTCGAGGAGGCAGGGATAAAGGCTGAATCCCTCAGGACCCTGGATGACCTGGAAAGGGCCTGTGAGAAATTTAAGGCAAATGTGAAAGAGAAGGGTGTCTGGTTTGTAGGAATACCGACTTCCGGGGATGATTACAGCACCCTGCATAGTGCCATGACCTGGATCTGGGGGTGGGGTGGAAACATTGTCAATGGCAACGGTGTCCCGGGGATAGGGGATGAGCAGGCGATAGAGGGGATGAGCAGGTATGCCGGCCTTGCGGTAAAGGGGTGTGCCCCACTGAAAGGCGAAGATGGTAAGGCACTCCGTCTTGTTGATATCGAGACTGATTTCCTGAAGGGTAAATACGCAATGATATTCATAGGTCCCTGGATCCTGGACGCAGTGGCAGGGGCTGAAAGACCTGATCGGTTTGTAAACGCGGGTTCCATGTCAGGACCTGCCGTATCTTCTGGAAATATCTTTACCGGTGGCAGTCAACTTGCCTTGATAAACTCCCCACGCAGTCCCATGGAAGAAGAGGCGTCAAAGGAACTCATGAAATTCCTTTCGTTCAGGGGTAATCCCGGCGCAGGGCTCTCTCCGAGGATAGGGAATTTTGAAGCCCTGCTCAAGGACCCGAAACTTTGCACCTATCCCCTCACCCTGATCAGGCAGGAGTTCCGCTCCTATCCGAGCATTCCGGAGTGGGGAGAGGTTGAGGGGATAATGGTCAGGCGTATTGCAAATGTTTTTCAGAGGGTTGGAGAAGGTGAAGGCCGCAGAGATGTAATAACATCTGAGTTCGGAGCGGCACGGCAAGAGATTGTACGGAGTCTGGGAAGAGAGAAGCTGCCTCAGTGGGGTGTTATTGCAATAGTCGTGTTTATCGGTGGCACCCTGTTTTTTCTTGCGTGGCTATTCCTGAAGAGGAGATCTTCCCGCATGGAAGTGGTTGATGCTGTAAGAAAGTTCCACAGGATAAAGGATGTGCTGCACAGGGCAAAGGTCTGCAAGGGGGGTATTAAGGATGATGAAGAGGTTGCAAGGTTCAGGGGGCTCCTCTCAGGTCATCTCGAAACCGCACTGGAGGAATCCAGGAGATTGAAGACCGCCGGGCCTGATGAGATGACGAGGATATTGGATTCAGGCAAGGCCGTAATAACGGGATATCAGGAGAGGGTCGGAAGTGAATCCCCCACGCGTGAGGAATACGAGGCGGTCCTCATCGATTACTTTGAAAATAAAATTCGTCCCTTTATTGACGAAATGTCGAAGGAGTTGAAGGATAAGTATTACGTTGACTGCGAAAGGCTGGAGGCTATAATCATGGAGTTGAGGAAAAGCCATGATTTTGAGTACGACTTCCCGGCGGGCATGAAAAAGAGCGACACCATGGTGGTAAGTCCTGAGGATTTGAGGAGTTGTCTTGGAAATCTCCTTCAGAACGCCCAGGACGTGGTCAGTGAGATAGATGATCCTCAGATCAGGGTGAGTCTTTCCGTTTCAGAGGAATTTATATGTATCGCGGTTACAGACAATGGAAGAGGTTTCCGGTCAGGTTTCCGGGGGAGGGGGCACGGGCTTGGCGATGTGGAGAGGAGTCTGGGCAGGTGGGGCGGTGAGCTCGGAACTACTGAAGGAGATGATGTCAAGGGGACGGTTATGACGTTGAAGATCAGGAAATTTTAG